The nucleotide sequence GTAAGGTTCCGTTTTTTAGTATTCTTATCCTGCTGGCATTTTTTGTTGTATCAAATAACTCACCTTTGTCACCAATTCTGATATATTGATGCAAAATGTGTATTTTTTCATCTTTTACTGACCTGTATGTAATAATTCTGGCAGTATTTAATGATGTTTCATTAAATTTGGATAGTATGGAGTGTTGTCTTATTACTTTTTGAAGTATAAAATTATTCTCATGATAAATATAATCCTTAAGATTAGTACCTTGATTATTTATAAAATCTCCATTTTTGTTTTTAAAAAACATCTGGACACCTTTGCTGCTACCTGTATCAAGTATTTTTTTATATATAATCTTTTCATCCTTTATATTTGAAATAATTGTCTCTGGTGATTTTTGATTTATTAGGTCCGTGTCATAAAAAACTCCATTTATTTTTTTTAAATAATTAAAAATAAAAACGTCAGGAATATCATTAAAAACTTTTGGCAATAAATCTATAAAAGCTTTATTTTGAAATATTGTAGAGGAATATCTTTTCAGATTGAGATAAGGTTCAATATAATATTTGTAAAATTCTTCAGTAATATAGTTTAGGTCATGCGTATTGTTAAAAGCAATATATAGTTTAACTCTGTTAAGGTCATACTTAATTTTGTGCTTTTTACAATTCGCTTTGTATTTCCGGGTAAAATCTCCTGGTAACCGGGCTACTTTTTTATTTTTGGTAGAATATCTTATACGGTTTTTTCTCCTAAGGGTATTGTACTTTACCCAAACTTTGAAACCTTCAAGACACTTTTCAATACGCAGAAATAGCTTATACATTTGCGTTTTCTTTATATTTCGGTTTAGTTCTGATAAATTGTTCCTTAAAAACAGGTTTTACAAATAACAACCCCAAAAAGAACATCACAATAGTTCTGTTACCCGTGCCGTAAAAGGAGCCATTGTACATATTTAAAAGTGATGTTATAAAAATTATAGAAAAGATTAAAAAAAACATTTTACCATCTTCAATCTTACTCCGGTGTTTATAATATTTAATTAATCTAATAAATACAAGCCATAAAAAAGCAAGGTAAATCAACATTCCCGTTAACCCCAAAGAATTTAAAAGCATAGCAAAATCATTGTGGATTGGCCTTCTGGAACCAAAATAATATCCTCCGATTTTACCATATTGACCAGCTGTTACAAATGGAGACCTTCCGAAGAAGCTATAATTTAAATCATTAAAACTAAAAATCTCAGTTAATACAGCCTCCAATTCAACTGTCCTTCCTTCTCTTTCAAAAACATCTCTGTCGGCAACCATAAGTTCTGCCCGATGCTCATATCTTTTTTGGAATGTGGATAACCAATATGCTGATGTTAAAAAAGCAATTGAGCCTGCAATAATTAAAAATCTTACATAGTTTAATTTAAACCGGCCCTCTGTAAATATCAAATAAATAAAAAGTGAAATGATTATCAGAATAATGGAAGTCCTTTTCATTCCTGTAATAAGGAAAAGGATACTGATCAAAGCAGTAATTATTATAAGAGCTTTTTTTTGCCTTGGGATAAAATCAAAAAATAACAATGCAGGTGCCAGAATCGTAATGTAAAACTGAGATGCAGAATTTAATCCTCCTCTGGTAAAATAATCATCTTCAACTTGATAACCTGTACCACCAATACCCAAAATACTTGCTAGTATCAGGTAAAACCCTATTACAATTGTCAAATTAGCAAAAACTTTTAAAATGTATTTTGCTTTTTGGTAATCAAATAAGTTTATGGTTATGGGAAAAACAAGCAGTGATGGGAAAATTCTACTGAACTGATAAAAGCTTCCAAATTGGTTGCTACTGAATAACACTAAGGCAGCCGAATAAATAATAAAAATTAAAATTATGGCAACCGCTGTATGTTTTAAAGGCTTAATTGTTGTAAAAAATAACCAAAGGATATATGAGACAATTATCATCCCTCTCAAATAACTGAAGAAAGGCCATGCACTGAAGTTGACATAAACTTCGGTGGAAAAAAGAAAGAAAAGATAATAGTCAAAGAATTTTACATCTCTACTACTTATGGTTTTAGCACTTTCCATTTATTCAAATTACTTGTTGGCTATAGTTTTAGAGTATAACTCCACATATTTGTTCATTATATTTTCATGAGTAAATTCATTGTTAATTTTGTTTATTCCTTTCATGCTCATGCTTTTATAAACTTCTGAATTACTTAGCAATAGATTCATTTTTTCATAATATGAATTTGGGTCATCACCTTCATATATAAGAAAACCGGTTTCTCCATTTTCAATAATATGGTCTGTTATACCTTTAAGATTTCTTGCAATAACCGGTACTCCTACGGCCATAGATTCTATTAAAACATTGCCAAAACCTTCTCTTCTGCTCGGGAAAATAGTAATATCAGCCATTTGGAAAAATCGTTCAGGGTCGCTTACCAGGCCTTTGTCTATGATTGTTTCATTATTAAGATATTTTTCCAGATTGTATTGCTTGCCATTTATAATTGGTTTTTTTTCTGAAATACCTAATAAGATCATTAATGCCTCAGGGTAATTTTTCAATAAGATATCAAAAGATTCTATGGCAATATCAAATCCTTTTCTGAAGCTTTTTGGTCCTAGAAATAACAATACCGGATAGCGTTCTTTAAACTTTTCTCCCAATATGGTTTCCTTTAAATATGCTTTTGATAATTCACCCGGTTTAAAATCCGTGTCATTGTGAATAACTACTGTTTTTGTTTTTATATTGTTAATCTTGCACCAATCTTGCAATGCATTGCTTATACATATGATTGTGGTTGCATTATTTAAGTTGAATTTAAGTATATGTTTTTGACTCCAGTGTGAGGATTTTTTATCAAAATCCGGCAATAAAGTAAATTCTCTTAATAAAGGTTTACCGAATATTTTCGAAAATAAAATGGTTCCAATTTCCTCCCATGAATTACTGAAAGTATGAATTAGATCTACTTGTTTTCTATTTTTTGTAAGAAAGATAAAAATCCTG is from Chitinophagaceae bacterium and encodes:
- a CDS encoding glycosyltransferase family 1 protein, with translation MTDKKLLKVCLTVSKIPPVYSGAGKRAYRHGQYLASKNMLFSLITKTREESVKDNSDIKNNLSKYIYRFTTKRKRNNKILALSAIIYHNFRIFIFLTKNRKQVDLIHTFSNSWEEIGTILFSKIFGKPLLREFTLLPDFDKKSSHWSQKHILKFNLNNATTIICISNALQDWCKINNIKTKTVVIHNDTDFKPGELSKAYLKETILGEKFKERYPVLLFLGPKSFRKGFDIAIESFDILLKNYPEALMILLGISEKKPIINGKQYNLEKYLNNETIIDKGLVSDPERFFQMADITIFPSRREGFGNVLIESMAVGVPVIARNLKGITDHIIENGETGFLIYEGDDPNSYYEKMNLLLSNSEVYKSMSMKGINKINNEFTHENIMNKYVELYSKTIANK